In the genome of Hyphobacterium sp. CCMP332, one region contains:
- a CDS encoding AsnC family transcriptional regulator produces the protein MDDFYRIDNTDKAILNILMKDARKPYSEIARLVHVSPGTVHVRMHKMEEAGIVKDSKLFIDYAKLGIDITSFIGIHLEKSALFKNVKNDLEKVEEITNLFYTTGIYGLLALIRCRDTAHLREIVQDKIQSIKGIQRTETMISLEESISRPYLLR, from the coding sequence GAATCGATAATACGGATAAGGCTATTTTGAATATTCTTATGAAGGATGCCCGCAAACCCTACAGTGAAATAGCCAGGCTCGTCCATGTTTCTCCAGGAACAGTTCATGTGAGGATGCACAAAATGGAAGAAGCGGGAATCGTAAAGGACTCAAAGCTCTTTATTGACTATGCCAAATTGGGTATAGATATTACTTCTTTTATCGGTATCCATCTTGAAAAAAGCGCTTTATTTAAGAATGTTAAAAACGATCTTGAAAAAGTCGAGGAAATCACCAATCTATTTTACACCACGGGTATTTACGGATTACTCGCTTTAATCCGATGCAGGGACACGGCCCATCTCCGGGAAATTGTACAGGACAAAATTCAGTCTATAAAAGGTATTCAGAGAACAGAAACAATGATCAGTTTGGAAGAAAGTATATCCAGGCCATATTTACTTCGCTGA
- a CDS encoding HTTM domain-containing protein: MAGLEIYKNRFFENVDIAPLALFRVAFGFLLAAEGFGAILTGWVARAYIIPKHTFVFIPFDFLSPLPGNGMYYYFFIMGLFGLMIMLGWKYRLAAIAYFLLWSGAYLMQKTNYNNHYYLMVLLTFIQIFLPANRSFSLDAKYNPKIQSNVCIRGIIWVFILQSAIFYIYASVAKWNTDWVGYNSVEQLFLSKYDYPILGPLLSQHWFQIIISWGGIVFDFLVVPALLWRKTRKYAVFVAFFFHLFNSVVFQIGVFPYMALALLLFFYNGRELRTFLNRRRNIYPKFEQSNNLHISTSNQRLILMSFTLWFAIQLILPIRHHFIEGDVNWTEEGHRMSWRMMLRTKQGRMHINVIDNESGQRKVVQPLDYLTPKQYVRVATHPDMMWQFVQIIKKEYSGQDISIFIRGWVTLNGGKAYPLFKSDYDMAHVDWDHFRHAEWIWPYPGANIEDMRSAK, translated from the coding sequence GTGGCAGGACTGGAAATTTATAAAAACAGATTTTTTGAAAATGTAGATATAGCTCCTCTGGCGCTTTTCAGGGTTGCTTTTGGATTTTTATTGGCAGCTGAGGGTTTTGGGGCCATTCTCACCGGTTGGGTGGCCAGGGCTTATATTATTCCGAAACACACCTTCGTATTTATTCCATTTGATTTTCTTTCTCCTCTGCCGGGAAATGGCATGTATTATTATTTTTTCATCATGGGCCTCTTTGGACTCATGATCATGCTGGGCTGGAAATACAGACTTGCTGCAATTGCCTATTTCCTGCTTTGGTCCGGCGCCTATTTGATGCAAAAGACTAATTATAATAATCATTATTATTTAATGGTCCTGCTGACATTTATTCAAATCTTTCTTCCCGCCAACCGCTCCTTTTCACTCGATGCAAAATACAATCCAAAGATTCAATCCAATGTTTGTATCCGGGGAATAATTTGGGTTTTCATTTTGCAAAGTGCCATATTTTATATCTATGCTAGTGTGGCAAAATGGAATACGGATTGGGTAGGATACAATTCTGTAGAACAGTTATTTCTTTCAAAATACGATTACCCCATACTTGGACCTTTGCTAAGTCAACATTGGTTTCAGATAATTATTTCATGGGGAGGCATCGTCTTTGACTTTCTTGTTGTTCCCGCTTTACTCTGGAGAAAAACTCGAAAATACGCTGTATTTGTAGCTTTCTTTTTTCATTTGTTTAACTCCGTTGTTTTTCAAATTGGCGTTTTTCCATACATGGCTTTGGCCTTATTGCTATTTTTCTATAATGGCCGGGAACTTCGCACATTTTTGAATCGAAGGCGAAATATTTACCCCAAATTTGAACAAAGCAATAACCTGCATATAAGTACTTCCAATCAAAGATTGATTTTAATGTCATTCACCCTTTGGTTCGCAATTCAATTGATTTTGCCTATACGTCATCATTTTATTGAAGGGGATGTCAACTGGACCGAAGAAGGGCATAGAATGTCTTGGAGAATGATGTTGAGAACCAAACAGGGAAGAATGCATATCAACGTAATTGACAATGAATCCGGCCAGCGAAAAGTAGTACAACCCTTGGATTATTTAACACCAAAACAATATGTTCGCGTTGCGACCCACCCGGATATGATGTGGCAGTTTGTTCAGATTATAAAAAAAGAATATTCCGGCCAGGACATCAGTATATTTATTCGGGGATGGGTCACCTTAAATGGAGGTAAAGCATATCCCTTATTTAAGTCTGATTACGATATGGCGCATGTAGATTGGGATCATTTCAGACATGCAGAATGGATATGGCCCTATCCGGGAGCAAACATTGAAGATATGCGTTCAGCGAAGTAA
- a CDS encoding SDR family oxidoreductase produces MDLNLKGKKAIVCGSSQGIGKSTAIELAEMGAHVTLIARNEEALKNMVQGLPSCPELPHNYIVADFMDPSGLEKNLKSYLKEFNTWEILINNTGGPPAGKAIDAELEDFRIAFNAHLICNQILAQNLAPLMRNSGYGRIVNIISTSVKQPIPGLGVSNTIRGAVANWAKTLSMELGEYGITVNNVLPGATQTQRLDAIISRKSNKASKSEEEIMDELKSEIPAGRFAEPKEVAQAIAFLCTSSAAYINGINIPVDGGRTGNL; encoded by the coding sequence ATTGATTTAAATCTTAAAGGCAAAAAAGCAATAGTCTGTGGAAGCAGTCAGGGAATAGGAAAATCAACTGCCATCGAACTGGCAGAAATGGGCGCACATGTCACCCTCATTGCCAGAAATGAAGAAGCACTCAAAAATATGGTGCAGGGATTGCCGAGTTGCCCCGAATTGCCCCATAATTATATTGTAGCAGATTTTATGGATCCCTCAGGTTTGGAAAAGAATTTAAAGAGTTATCTAAAAGAATTTAATACCTGGGAAATACTCATCAACAATACAGGAGGCCCTCCTGCCGGCAAAGCCATTGATGCGGAACTCGAGGATTTTAGAATTGCTTTTAACGCGCATTTAATCTGTAATCAAATTCTGGCTCAAAACCTTGCGCCCCTGATGCGAAACTCTGGTTATGGCCGAATTGTAAATATCATATCTACATCTGTAAAACAACCCATTCCCGGTCTTGGCGTTTCAAATACCATTCGGGGTGCCGTGGCCAATTGGGCCAAAACGCTTTCAATGGAATTGGGTGAATATGGAATTACCGTAAATAATGTTTTACCGGGCGCAACACAAACGCAACGACTAGATGCTATAATTTCAAGAAAATCCAATAAAGCTTCAAAATCTGAAGAGGAAATTATGGATGAGCTAAAAAGTGAAATTCCTGCAGGACGATTTGCCGAACCAAAAGAGGTCGCGCAGGCCATTGCCTTTCTTTGCACAAGTTCGGCTGCTTATATTAATGGAATAAACATACCCGTTGACGGTGGCAGGACTGGAAATTTATAA
- a CDS encoding 3-hydroxyanthranilate 3,4-dioxygenase, with product MAISRPFNLQKWIDENRHILKPPVGNKNLYADAGDYIVMIVGGPNARKDYHYNETEELFYQLEGDINVRIQEDGKAVDIPIKAGEMFLLPAKVPHSPMRSEGSVGLVVELKRESAKDGLLWFCDNCNNKLHETYFTLHNIEKDFLPRFKEFYASKEMRTCDKCGTVMEADDRFV from the coding sequence ATGGCTATTAGCAGACCCTTTAATCTACAAAAATGGATCGATGAAAACAGGCACATTCTCAAACCTCCTGTTGGTAATAAAAATTTATACGCCGATGCCGGAGATTATATTGTAATGATCGTCGGTGGACCGAATGCACGAAAAGACTATCACTATAATGAAACCGAAGAGTTGTTCTACCAGCTGGAAGGCGATATCAATGTCAGAATACAGGAAGATGGAAAAGCGGTGGATATTCCGATAAAAGCCGGTGAGATGTTTCTATTGCCGGCAAAGGTGCCGCATTCCCCTATGCGAAGCGAAGGTTCAGTGGGTTTGGTCGTAGAATTGAAAAGAGAAAGTGCCAAAGACGGTTTGTTATGGTTTTGCGATAACTGCAATAATAAATTGCATGAAACTTATTTCACTCTTCACAATATTGAGAAGGACTTTTTACCAAGGTTTAAGGAATTCTATGCCTCCAAAGAAATGAGAACCTGTGATAAATGCGGTACAGTGATGGAAGCGGATGACAGGTTTGTATAA
- a CDS encoding ORF6N domain-containing protein, with product MNVVKAEREIANQILILRGQKVLLDIYLSPLYEIETRVLKQQVKRNFNRFPDDFMLELNDKETELMVSQNVIPHKGVLGGAKPMAFTEQGIAMLSGVLNSKRAIDVNIAIMRTFVHLRKMFLENKELNQRIAELEKKYDEQFQSVFEAIKQLINNKSEPRKSIGFKVKNS from the coding sequence ATGAACGTAGTTAAGGCAGAAAGAGAAATTGCAAACCAGATTCTAATTTTAAGAGGTCAGAAGGTTCTTTTGGATATTTATCTTTCTCCGCTTTATGAGATAGAAACAAGAGTTCTTAAGCAACAAGTAAAACGAAATTTCAATCGATTCCCTGATGATTTTATGTTAGAACTTAACGATAAAGAAACTGAATTAATGGTATCACAAAATGTGATACCTCATAAGGGTGTTTTGGGTGGTGCAAAACCAATGGCATTTACAGAACAAGGTATAGCTATGCTTTCCGGTGTATTAAATAGCAAAAGAGCGATCGATGTCAATATAGCTATTATGAGAACCTTTGTTCACTTGAGAAAAATGTTTTTAGAAAATAAAGAATTAAACCAAAGAATTGCTGAACTCGAAAAGAAATACGATGAACAATTTCAAAGTGTTTTCGAAGCAATTAAACAATTAATAAATAATAAAAGTGAGCCAAGAAAGTCCATAGGTTTCAAAGTCAAAAATTCGTAA